The sequence TGAGGGAAGCGGGACGGCCGCTGCGGTGGGAGGCGAGGGAAGCGGGACGGACGTTGTGGACGGTTGCGGTGCGGCGCTGATTCTGTCTTCTCCCGGCGCGCAGGATGCAGGGCGCCGGCAAGGCCCTCCACGAGCTGCTGGTGTCGGCGCAGCGCCGCGGCTGCCTCACCGCCGGCGTCTACGAGTCGGCCAAGCTGATGAATGTGTAAGTACGGCCAGCGGGGGCTGCCACCCGGCGGGGGTTGCTTCGAGGCAGGCTGGCGCCGGCCTCGGAATTTACCGCGTCGCTCCGCTCTTTGTAGGGATCCGGACAACGTCGCTTTCTGTGTGTTGGCCGCGGATGAGGAAGACGAGGGGGACATTGCTCTCCAGATACACTTCACTCTGATCCAGGCCTTCTGCTGCGAGAATGCTATTGACATTGTGCGAGTGAGCGACGTGGGCAAGCTAGCTGCCATCGTGGGGCCCAGCGAGGAGTCTGGGGAACCGCGGGACCTCCACTGCATCCTCATCACGGTGGGTGTCCCGTGGAAGGCGAGCGGTGCTCGGTGCGCTGTCCTCAAGGCTGTGCATGCACTACCGGCCTGTTCACGGGATGGTTAGAGCCTTTTGGGACTTCCCTGTCTCCTGCCGGTAGTCAGACCCTCTTTTGGGCAAGGAAAAAGGGCTTGGCACACTGTACATCAAGTCACATGAGTAGTAGTAATATCCTGCACTTCTTGTAACTGAATTTCTGCTATTGTCCATGAGGGTAACATCTCTATTTCCTACTTTGTCAGGACAGAAACTGTGTCTTGCTTCCTAAGCTAGTGTAAATACTGTGATGACCTCATCTGGCAGGCAGCGCTCATGAcgtgcaacttttttttttttttgctttctggcAGAACCCAAATGAAGATGGCTGGAAGGACCCAGCACTAGAAATGCTGAACTCATTTTGTGAAGAGAGACGAAATGTCAATGACTGGGTGCCAACTATCACCCTGCCTGAGTGATGGTGACTCAGTGCACTAGGGAGGCTGAAACCTTTGTTGCATTCTCAACGTGGTGTGGGTTCACTTGTGCAACAAGCTGCTGATTCCATGGATTAGCCTGGTCAAGAGACTGGATTAAAGTCACCCAGACTGGCATGTGGTGGGCTCttacagagaagaaagaagagaacagCTCACCTTACCAGTGAGTCTCAGTAGGCTGCAACCGTGGAGAGGCTGACATACCATGGAACTGAAAGAAGTTTTGCAAGTTTCCTGGTCAACTGGAGGCGTTTCAGAAAGCAAGATGGGGGAGGTGGGCCAAAACTTTCTCAAATACTGCACAGAGTACTGTAACTAGGAACTGTTGGTGCTGTCTACAAAACGCAGAGGAAAGTTTCAGTATTTGATGGACTGCCAGGGTTTGGTCACCAAGGCAAATAGAGACAGACTTCAACAGGCCTCTTGGGTCACTCTGAACTGGTTTAATAATGCAATAATTTCTATTGAAATATTTGCTGCTATTGAAGCTTTCATAATAAATTTTTTGACAATTAATTTCTGGGAGTGTCTTGCTTACTGGGTGGGGAAGCATGTCTCTGAAATGCTACTGATGTTTTGCATGTGTGTTGTGGTCAAAGTAATACTCCAGTTATGGAGCTATTGCTCAAATACTTTCTCTTTTGCGCTAGCtgaatgcagagctgtgctgtccaAGTTGATAATTCAACCTTTCACCCTCGTGCAACAGCTGCTTATCTCAACAGCTTGCTAGACTAAGGAGCTGCATGCCTAATGAGCTTGCTTATTGTAATAGGTGGTCTTTGTAGTCTGCTCAAGGAACACAATGTGTATTAGAAACACAGATTTTCTTGGAATACAGACCTGCAGTAAAAGGCATCATTAGTTCTTAAATATAACTTTGCAGCTCTGAATTAGTCTTACAGCATTTCCACTTAGCAGAAGCAGCTTAAAATTATAGGGACAGTGGGGACTGCAAAACTCCTTAGATGCCAAATGCATCTAACATGTACTTTGATTAGAATGGCATCATTAAATCTAAAACTAGCTAATAGTGAATAAACATCACATCTGCCACAATCTGCTTGCAGATTGCTGTATGCAGTAATAATAGAAACTGTCACTCTAGAAGCCAATTTTGCAAAATCTAATTGCATGACAATACCAAATTGAGCCCAAAACAATTTAAGGATGGTGTGGCCTTTTTTAGAGATCCTGTTAGGGCAAGTTAATAGGGGCAGGATGATTTGTCCCTatattaaaagggaaaataccACTCCATTTCTGTGCAGAATCTACATGAGTGCTCCAGCACTTGACATTAAAATGGCATAGCAATGATTCATTCTCCAGAGAGCAAAGAAAGCTAAACTACTTGCTTCCTCTATAGATGCTAAAAATACTCAAGTTATCACAATTACATTTCCTCCAGGCTGGCTTGTGGTGATTGACAGGAGCACTTGCTGAAAAGTGGTCATTTCTACATGCTGTGTCTTGAACAGTTGCAGTTTCTAGGAAGCTGCTTGCTCTTGGTTTCATTGTTCCTGATAAGGGAAGTTCAAATTCAGCTCCAGCATTCCTGGAATACACTCCCTTGTAGAGGATGTTGTTGGCCTTTGTTGGTGTGTTGTGAAAGGCTGTAGGATGGCAACATAACTGGAGTTCAGGCTGAAACAAAAACTCTTGGAGCCTTAGATCTTAGTGCAAGTATTCTTTCTTGCACTTAAGATACAGGagtttctgtgcagcctgttttcCTACTTAACCTGCACTCATCTACTGGTGTCTGCTCTAGGACTTTGAGAAAAGTGACAAGGAGGAACTAAGAGAATAAACAGCTTTGGCAGCAGAGATAACAGAAATTGCCTTTAAGGCAATTGCCTTGATATGTAGAAAATATCAAGTCTGGatgctttattattttttttttggtgtgtttttccCTTAGCAAATCCAGGTTTCCTAATTTTCAAGTTTTACAGCTGAGAataatttttctgttctttgcttGGGGCTTAATGAATACTGAAGAGCCAAGAACAGATGAAAGTGTCCTGAAATAAACTTTTATGTAAAGTATAAGCAGTACTGGTGTAGCCTTGAGTCATTTAAATAGAAGTCTGAGGAATTCAAAGGAAATTCTCAAGCACGTACAGTGACGTATACCACTACATATACAATTAAAGTATAGCAGAGAAGAAGTGAGACTGATCTACTGGCTGAGACAATAGGCATAGATAGTTGTACCTGGTAGGCAGTTGAACTTCCCAGCTTCTGTGAAAAATATAGTGTGGAACAAACAATGGACTTAATGAGGCAACACCAAAATACCCTTGCAAGGATGTTGTCTCCAGTCCTGTAAAAGGTGGGAGGCTGACCCTAGTAGTGCTGTGAAGTTATAAGCTGTGACTCATGTACACAATTTCTTATTTTAGTGACACACACAATTCTCCTGAAATCCCTTCTGGCTCAATGCAGATACACTGTAATACGAAGATTATTAAACTGAGCTAGCCTGCAAATGTTATTAATAAGGCCTTGCAACTAAAGGCAGCTGTGACTTGAAAGTTGTGTGATGCTGCAAATATCTTCAGTGATCAACACTACTTAATGTAGTAAAAATTCAGCAGCTGGGATTACTGATACTAGCAGACTTCATCTTTTTGTGCTCAGACATGTAACTTCTCAAGAAGCAATTATGCAATTGTTAGATATAGACAGTGAATGTACTATTACTGACAGCTGGTCAAGGAGATGTTGCTTGGCTCACAGCTGTCCAGGGTATTTTGTCAGGTATCTGGGAGAGTTGAAACACAAGGACAGTAGCCTCTTGTGTCTGCGAGCAACTTCTACCTTACCTTCCCAGGAAACAAAAATGTTCAGGTTGGCAGGGTTGGCAATGACTGCTGGGAGTTCTGCCAAGGTGCTTACATTCCAGTTGTGCTGCATAGTCTTCACAGGCTGGTTTGCTTTGCACCATGGTGGGCTATATTAGGGTGCTTTGGGGAGGAGACTGAGGTTGATAGTTATTAATAACAAAGGTGGTTCTCCAGGACATGGGCCAGCCTAGTAACACAGCAGGAGATGCAGAACGCTGagtagagtcacagagtggtggtacttctctctctgcttctgaagGCCTGCTTTGAATCAAATCCTTCACTTGTGTTCCTCTAGGTGGTCAAAAGTAtgtatttaattattattatcataGACATTTGTGTTGTGCTGTCTATACTTCTCAGTacactttttaaaattaattgatGCAGAAAATTTCAGTTAAAACTTCTCCAGTGAATGTTTCTCTGCCTGGGTATCTATTTCACCACCTAATAGTGCTGACTGGCAGGAACTTCCCCTTTTATACTGTCTCCTTCTCTTAATGCTTTTACACTTCTGTTCATCACTACTTCTGTCTTATGGTTACCTATCTCTTTAGATGCCGAGTTCTTTTGGTGTAGGCTATGTTAACTGCTTTATTGTCTTATCagcatatatatgtgtatgaTGGCACACattgttcacaggatcacaggatgttaggggttggaaaggacctccagagatcatggagtccaacccccttgccagagcaggaccatagaatctattgcaggtcatgcaggaatgCAACCAGATTGGTcgtgaaagcctccagagaaggagagtccaaaacctttctgggcagcctgttccagtgctccatgaccctcacagtgaagaagttcctcctccttgtTTCACTGTTAAGTACGAgataaaaaaaggaagataataCAATCTATATTAGAAAGAGGTGGACAAAGTGCTGCACACAACAATGTTTGCATAAAATCCAAGCCTATGCTAGACAATCTACTCAAGTAGTATTTATAGCAGTAGACACTCAGGGAAGAAGTGCTGACATGCCTTCTTTGCAGCCTTAGAGTTCTGCAGACTGGTGGCATTGTAGATGGAGGCTGTTCTGCAAAGAGAAAATCTCTCCAAAAACACTAGTGGCAGAAACATATCACGACTACTTAACACATAAGGGAGACCTGTCTCATGTCAACAAATCTATTGACTCCAGCTTTCAGATGCTCTGTTACTAAGtgcagtgtgtgcccaggttaAACCATGACAAGTATACAGAGCTAGTGGAAGTAAATGTCATCGTGTGTGAGCAAGAGAGCAAGAGATAGGTGTTGAGAAGAATGTGTGAATATTGCATTCCTTGCAGGGACACACACGGTGGacagctgtgctcaggcctCTGCATTCACAGCGCCTCATTCATTGtaaagcagcagtggcagaaacTGAGTTCAGTGGAGAGATGGAACTGTACATACAATACATAAGCCTCATCAAAgccattttcttctccaggttttATTGAAGATTGCTTCTCATTCCTGCTCATTTCTTATCCACTTCATCACAGCAGGTATGATTTACTTGTTTTGTAAAGTCTGAACATGCAATGATAGGATATTGGAAGAGCCAAGTTAATACTTCTTGTGTGATTATTTCATGCTGAATGAGTGCATACTCTTAATATTCTTCATTGTCCTGCAGTAAGGTGTCCTTACACACAGCATTCAGAATATTGCAGTGCTTGTGAAGTATTAGTATCTTCAGGGTATAAATAGATAGTTGTAGGGGCTGTAAGATCTCATCCAACTCATCCAATCACACACTGCACTGGCATATGATTATTTTTGCCATTCTTATTTTCCGATTTTATGCATGGAAagaacacagaattattttttgtCTGTAGTGCTGACTTTTCTTTGCAATCATGACTTTGAAAACCTAGTTTTAGTGCATACTGCTGATTCAAAACTAGTTTGTGCACCTGTTTTTtagttttttccctttcctgtctTGAAGAGATATAGAGATGTAATAGGAGGTTTAACAACTAATCTAATATTTCCTCTGTGCTACAACTGATGAGAAAAAAGaagctacctttttttttttttttttttttttttgagaagagCTGTTATAAACTCCCCACAGAAGGGCCCACATGTTATAGTACATTATGGAACAGTGATAAAATTTATCAAAGAACACTGAAGATGAATTTCAATATTGGAAATAACTTTTATTGGGACACCACAATATGGAGTTAAGATTTTTTTGAGAGGTAGATCTAAGGTTTGCTTCCTACTCCCTGTTTTGGGGCACTGAAGTTACAGCACCCTGCTGAGGCCAGTAAGAAGAAATGGTGATAAGTAAATTCTACTTAAATGCACAAAAAAAGTATCTAAGACAGAAATTTACAGATCTGTATTCCAAAAACAAGGCACCTCAGTTAAATATCTGCTAGGTACAATCAGATACCTAtatgctcagctggcagcccagagtaAAAACTCTCCAACCAATCAGCTTATTTAGCTATATAGCCATAAACTTACATATCAGGCTTCAGGCTTTACTCTTCTGCTTAAGAATGTATACTGGAGGGGACAGCTGCATAACTGTTTTAGCTTGGATCAGTTGTGTGGCTGAAATGAATTTGTGTATCTCCACCTGTTAACCTGCTTCAGTTCacatggcagagctggagcatgCAAACAGAATGCCTCTTGAAAGAACCCAAGCCCAAGACATATGCTAAGGGACTAGCTAGTGCTTTCCAGCTGCTATTTGGCATTCAGTATATGGGCCCATGCTTGAGGTACACACAGCACAATTGTTTGCTGATTAAGAATAAACTGTCGAATCTTGACAATAAAGAAGATAAATACATTGGCCTACTTTTCACAAAAGAAGATATTTTAGTGTAATACACATACCAATTAATTTTAAACAATTTCATGCTCTTGATTTATGGCTACATGGCTGTTGTTGCCATAAGGGTTCTGGCTTTTCTGATAATGGGACCTACTATTAGGACTACAGCCTGCTAGGAAGGGATGGGATCCACCCATGTGAATGAGGTGGGGGAATCTTTAGCAGCAAGCTTGCCAACCTGGTGGGCAGGCTTTaaactgagggacttggggtaAAGGATCCAAAATGGCAATATAGAAGCCAGCATCACCACTACAACCTACTGGGCAATTAGCCAGGCCAACCAGAGCAGTGTGAAATGtgcctcagctttctccttaaatgacaaacaaaaacccaaccacctaAAGTGTATGATACTAACACATGAAGTCTGGGAaagaaacaagaggaactggagcTCCCTAATCTGTCAGGAAGCTATGATATCACAGGAGtaactgaaacttggtgggacaactcacacAACTGGAGGATCATGACAGATGCTGTAAGCTGCTTTGTAAAGGCAGGCTAAGTAGAAGAGGTAGTGGAGCCGCGATCGGTATTAAAGAGAACCTTGAAAGTACTGAAGTCCACTATGGTAACTGTGGAAGCCCTATGCAATGCCTCTGGGTCAAAATCAGAGGGCTCATCTCCAAGGGACACCTGAGAGTACCAGAGACGGAAAAGTGGAACTTTACCTATTAAGGTGTAACAAAATAtgtgtttttatatatatatataattatttaGTATCTTTGGTagtggtatcttcaaacaccacCGTAACTTATTTACACAGTATATTTACAGGTTCAATTATTCGGTTATGGGTATTACATTCCACATATAAAGACAGTTAATGATTCAAGCACAGATCTAAGAATTTCCAATACAGTGATTCAAATTGGAAAGAAAGGTTCTGCGTTCTGCGGTTTCCCACAAATAGGATTCTGTGGCAGATTAGCTGGGGACTCAAGACGTGCTCCTCTGTCCAGTattttcccagatgctgtgactATGATTTGAGttgcccttggctcagagagggctagggGCCTCTATCCTCTTGTGTACTCTGTCGCAAGGCTGTAGTCTTTCTGTGGcaagcccttcagctgctaTTCCAGTAGCATTTGGCTTTTGTTGCTTGCTGGGTAAGAACAAGGAAAGGCCTAACTTCTctgctggtttaaatactgtcctaAGACAGTATTTGGTAACACAGAAACCTGATAACTGGACCTATAGGGTGGGACATATCCAAACACGGCCAGAGGCACagacagttcacagctgtgtcaaAGTTAATTACATGTGGTATCTGGACCctaggaagtgtccaggtttgcacattcacaggtgcttacaaGGTTAATCACACATGCTACACATTTGCCTTGACCATCTGGACTCCAGGAACTGACCAGGttagcacattcacaggtgcttagcccATTTCTGGGCTAGGGCATGCTTTGGGGTTTGACTCTTCGGGACATAAGGT is a genomic window of Dryobates pubescens isolate bDryPub1 chromosome Z, bDryPub1.pri, whole genome shotgun sequence containing:
- the GADD45G gene encoding growth arrest and DNA damage-inducible protein GADD45 gamma; the encoded protein is MTLEEIHGQEPVPASHDWMQGAGKALHELLVSAQRRGCLTAGVYESAKLMNVDPDNVAFCVLAADEEDEGDIALQIHFTLIQAFCCENAIDIVRVSDVGKLAAIVGPSEESGEPRDLHCILITNPNEDGWKDPALEMLNSFCEERRNVNDWVPTITLPE